A stretch of the Candidatus Neomarinimicrobiota bacterium genome encodes the following:
- a CDS encoding helix-turn-helix transcriptional regulator, whose translation MKARDAILGLIRDSKIQAIRVAELSGITANTISRWRADQDAHIRPSSIEAIASALHCRTIWKDYNKTECEFVDEESPSLEKEGATMEIEQRYEAHVVEGQRERFDKVTGTWERYDEEGDEWHVLGGGVSRKQMPTK comes from the coding sequence ATGAAAGCAAGAGACGCAATCCTTGGACTTATCAGGGACAGTAAAATTCAAGCGATTCGGGTTGCCGAACTCTCAGGTATTACAGCGAATACTATCTCACGCTGGCGAGCTGATCAGGACGCACACATCCGACCGTCCAGTATTGAGGCGATTGCCTCCGCCCTACATTGTCGAACTATATGGAAGGACTATAATAAGACCGAATGTGAGTTTGTAGATGAAGAGAGTCCCTCATTGGAAAAGGAAGGGGCTACAATGGAAATAGAACAGCGATACGAAGCACACGTGGTAGAGGGGCAACGTGAACGCTTCGACAAAGTTACTGGCACATGGGAACGATACGATGAGGAGGGCGACGAATGGCACGTCTTGGGGGGAGGCGTGTCACGCAAACAAATGCCAACCAAATAA
- a CDS encoding shikimate kinase encodes MNNQLRNIYLIGMTGVGKSTVGKILANRLRWAFVDINETMEAIYGRSLREIIESFGEESLRNMESTTLQELSQGEHQVFACNSDSVLDESKMGTMQTTGITIWLDAPANELVQRIERMEDPIVPEEGEPSKVIETMLKEREAFYQQADARIATDEFTPESAAEQILQLLRKL; translated from the coding sequence ATGAATAATCAGTTGCGCAACATTTATCTCATCGGCATGACCGGTGTCGGAAAATCAACCGTCGGCAAGATACTCGCCAATCGCCTGCGGTGGGCGTTTGTGGATATCAACGAAACTATGGAAGCTATCTATGGACGAAGTTTGAGAGAGATCATTGAATCGTTTGGCGAGGAATCTCTCAGGAATATGGAAAGTACCACGCTTCAGGAACTGTCGCAGGGTGAACACCAGGTCTTTGCTTGCAATAGTGATTCCGTACTCGATGAGTCAAAGATGGGTACAATGCAGACTACAGGAATCACTATCTGGCTCGACGCTCCGGCAAACGAACTCGTTCAGAGAATCGAAAGAATGGAAGACCCGATAGTACCGGAGGAAGGAGAGCCGTCAAAGGTGATTGAAACCATGTTGAAAGAGAGAGAAGCATTCTATCAGCAGGCCGATGCCAGAATCGCCACCGACGAGTTCACGCCCGAATCGGCGGCTGAGCAGATCCTGCAGCTGCTGCGCAAACTATAA